From Sulfurovum zhangzhouensis, the proteins below share one genomic window:
- a CDS encoding D-arabinono-1,4-lactone oxidase, translated as MRILRSIKTNWARTCSCKVSQVRYPKSEEEIISLVKEANEQGKKLKVVGGGDSYNDIFCPDEDGILLSLKSMDKVLEVDKAHNQVTFEAGIMMPDLIKYLKNMGLSLSNLGTNIFDNLAGACSTGYHGSGINYSIFSSFVTAFEIITPTGEKKRIKNTDEAFAIYAVGLGVLGIITKITLQCEPYFKLEVIEKKMPFDEIEAQFDQLLAGNDHFKFIWIPHTKDFMVWLGNRTDKPRSGVYKKFMTYFTTGLLINNLFHEFLLFFASFKRSLVPKINRFMSRILLPEYNESVYDAHWAFFLPHLLKQDVVEYAFDIKDTFNVFREVIAMIEEKGIYVDTPVEVRFVKNDNYWMSPSYGMNTCWIGTKIHFPYYRHPEYQRYFTEIDNILLKYQGRPHWGKQFRITTEDFKRAYPQWDAFWSYVDQEDPNKILQNGFIKRLRGMEE; from the coding sequence ATGAGAATATTACGAAGCATTAAAACCAACTGGGCCAGAACGTGTAGCTGCAAGGTCAGTCAAGTACGCTACCCAAAAAGTGAAGAAGAGATCATCTCTTTGGTCAAAGAAGCCAACGAACAAGGAAAGAAACTCAAAGTCGTAGGTGGCGGAGATTCATATAATGATATCTTCTGTCCTGATGAAGACGGTATCCTACTCTCACTAAAGTCAATGGATAAAGTGTTGGAAGTGGATAAAGCACACAATCAGGTTACTTTTGAAGCAGGTATCATGATGCCGGATCTCATCAAATATCTGAAAAATATGGGTCTTTCACTCTCTAACCTAGGTACCAACATCTTTGATAATCTTGCAGGTGCCTGCTCGACAGGATACCACGGAAGCGGGATCAACTACTCAATCTTCAGCTCTTTTGTCACAGCTTTCGAGATCATTACACCTACAGGAGAGAAAAAACGTATCAAGAATACAGATGAAGCATTTGCAATCTATGCGGTGGGACTCGGGGTACTGGGTATCATCACCAAGATCACACTACAGTGTGAACCCTACTTTAAACTGGAAGTCATAGAAAAAAAGATGCCTTTTGATGAAATCGAGGCACAGTTTGATCAGCTGTTAGCTGGGAATGATCACTTTAAGTTCATCTGGATCCCGCATACCAAAGACTTTATGGTCTGGCTGGGAAACCGAACCGATAAACCACGGTCAGGTGTCTACAAAAAGTTTATGACCTACTTTACCACCGGACTGTTGATCAACAACCTCTTTCATGAGTTCTTGCTCTTCTTTGCCTCATTCAAACGTTCACTTGTCCCTAAGATCAACCGTTTTATGAGCCGTATTTTGCTTCCTGAATATAACGAGAGTGTTTACGATGCGCACTGGGCATTTTTTCTTCCCCATCTGCTTAAACAGGATGTTGTCGAGTATGCTTTTGATATCAAAGATACCTTCAATGTCTTTAGAGAGGTGATCGCGATGATCGAAGAAAAAGGTATCTATGTGGATACACCCGTTGAAGTACGTTTTGTCAAAAATGACAACTACTGGATGAGCCCTTCTTACGGTATGAACACTTGCTGGATCGGTACTAAGATACACTTCCCTTATTATAGGCATCCTGAGTATCAGCGTTACTTTACAGAGATTGACAACATCCTGCTCAAATACCAGGGACGACCACACTGGGGTAAACAGTTCCGTATCACAACTGAAGACTTCAAGCGTGCCTATCCTCAATGGGATGCATTCTGGAGCTATGTGGATCAAGAAGATCCAAACAAAATACTGCAAAACGGATTTATCAAAAGATTAAGAGGTATGGAAGAGTAA
- a CDS encoding pyrimidine/purine nucleoside phosphorylase, translated as MTKLENISMIKEANIYFDGKVTSRAITLADGTRQTLGVMLPGDYTFNTQDAEIMEMMSGELEIRLPGEEWKTLHTPETFNVPANSSFDLKIKTVTDYCCTYVEA; from the coding sequence ATGACAAAACTAGAAAATATCTCAATGATCAAAGAAGCAAACATTTATTTTGATGGGAAAGTAACAAGCAGAGCGATCACTTTGGCAGACGGTACAAGACAAACATTGGGTGTGATGCTGCCTGGAGACTATACATTCAATACACAAGATGCAGAGATCATGGAGATGATGAGCGGAGAACTGGAGATCAGACTTCCGGGTGAAGAGTGGAAGACACTTCATACACCTGAAACATTCAACGTTCCAGCGAACTCGTCATTCGATCTTAAGATCAAGACAGTGACTGATTACTGTTGTACTTACGTTGAAGCATAA
- a CDS encoding DMT family transporter, which yields MTKEREGEWFMVGSAFFESWFPIFSISAMAYVGALHTYAYSLVVALFFFLVIMYRRARFSELRIKQAYPDLLWTTFWITTLFVLIFIGMQYTTAGNMAVIIFLQLLFSYLYFNLLGHEQMHKFHLFGALIMGIGALVILIPEDMAFNRGDLLILVAAAIAPVANLYQKRAREYCSSETILAFRTVIGLPVVAMMAFLFEPTVSMEMLKQAMPYIFLIGTIVYVGSKILWIEALHRTSITKVSAMMGLMPVMTIIFAYLYLGEVPQLRQVFGIIPVVAGGYLLTRPLTQQ from the coding sequence GTGACAAAAGAACGTGAGGGAGAATGGTTTATGGTCGGATCAGCATTCTTTGAGAGCTGGTTCCCCATCTTTTCTATCTCTGCCATGGCTTATGTAGGTGCATTGCATACCTATGCCTACTCTTTGGTGGTTGCATTGTTTTTCTTTTTGGTGATCATGTACCGCCGGGCAAGGTTTAGTGAGCTTCGTATTAAGCAGGCTTATCCCGATCTGTTATGGACGACATTTTGGATAACAACACTTTTTGTTCTGATATTTATAGGCATGCAGTATACCACTGCAGGCAATATGGCGGTGATCATCTTTTTACAGCTTCTGTTTTCCTATCTTTACTTCAATCTTTTGGGTCATGAACAGATGCATAAATTTCACCTATTTGGCGCTTTGATAATGGGGATAGGGGCTTTAGTGATCTTGATCCCAGAGGATATGGCATTCAATAGGGGGGACTTACTTATCTTGGTAGCTGCAGCGATTGCCCCGGTTGCCAATCTTTATCAAAAACGTGCCCGTGAATACTGTTCTTCTGAGACGATTTTGGCATTTCGTACTGTTATCGGATTGCCTGTAGTGGCAATGATGGCGTTTTTGTTCGAACCTACTGTTTCCATGGAGATGCTTAAACAGGCGATGCCTTATATTTTTCTCATTGGAACGATCGTTTATGTAGGTTCAAAGATACTATGGATAGAAGCGCTGCATCGTACATCGATCACCAAGGTAAGCGCGATGATGGGGCTGATGCCGGTGATGACGATCATATTTGCTTATCTTTATCTGGGAGAAGTACCGCAGCTGCGCCAGGTATTTGGTATTATCCCTGTAGTCGCAGGCGGTTATCTATTGACCAGGCCGCTTACACAGCAGTAA
- a CDS encoding glutamate-5-semialdehyde dehydrogenase, translated as MEAFLKEAKNASRILMTISGAEKKRILLEMAQGLRDNTQALINANALDMKAGEESNLSSSLMDRLLLDEKRIEAMAVAIEEIAALKDPVGRILDGWVTEDGLHMQKVTIPIGVIGIIYESRPNVTSDTAALCFKSSNVCVLKGGKEAQNSNESIAKILQDVLEANDLPRALISLIPDASREGVDKLIKMDKYVDLIIPRGGAGLIKHVSENATVSVVKHDKGQCHTYIDKDANRENAIKIAINAKVQRPGVCNAMETLLVDSSIAEEMLPRLKEAFDAAHTELKGDSRTQAIIDVEHATDEDYDTEYLANILNIKVVDGVEGAIDHIVRFGSGHSEAIITENITTAEEFLNAVDAAAVYVNASTRFTDGGAFGFGAEVGISTNKLHARGPMGIEGLTTYKFKIYGNGQIRG; from the coding sequence ATGGAGGCATTTTTAAAAGAAGCAAAAAACGCCAGCCGTATATTGATGACGATCAGCGGTGCTGAGAAGAAGAGAATACTCTTAGAAATGGCACAGGGGCTTAGAGACAACACACAAGCACTGATCAATGCCAATGCTTTGGATATGAAAGCCGGAGAGGAAAGTAACCTCTCATCATCTTTGATGGACAGACTCCTTCTGGATGAAAAAAGGATCGAAGCAATGGCAGTGGCGATCGAGGAGATCGCTGCACTCAAAGACCCTGTAGGTCGTATCTTGGATGGATGGGTGACTGAAGATGGTCTGCATATGCAAAAGGTCACTATACCTATCGGTGTAATCGGTATCATCTATGAAAGCCGTCCTAACGTAACCTCGGATACTGCAGCACTCTGTTTTAAGAGTTCAAACGTCTGTGTACTCAAAGGTGGGAAAGAAGCTCAAAACTCCAATGAGAGTATCGCTAAGATCCTTCAAGATGTTTTGGAAGCCAATGACCTTCCTCGTGCACTGATCTCTCTTATCCCTGATGCATCAAGAGAAGGTGTGGACAAACTGATCAAAATGGACAAGTATGTAGACCTGATCATCCCAAGAGGCGGAGCGGGACTTATCAAACATGTCAGTGAAAATGCAACTGTTAGTGTGGTCAAACATGACAAAGGTCAATGCCATACCTATATCGATAAAGATGCCAACAGAGAAAATGCGATCAAGATCGCTATCAATGCCAAGGTGCAAAGACCGGGTGTCTGTAATGCGATGGAGACGCTTCTAGTAGACAGCAGTATCGCTGAAGAGATGCTTCCAAGACTCAAAGAAGCATTTGATGCAGCCCATACAGAGCTCAAAGGTGACAGTAGAACACAAGCGATCATCGATGTGGAACATGCAACGGATGAGGACTATGATACAGAGTATCTAGCAAATATCCTGAACATCAAAGTCGTAGACGGTGTTGAAGGTGCAATAGACCATATCGTTAGGTTTGGTTCAGGACACTCTGAAGCGATCATCACGGAAAATATCACAACTGCTGAGGAGTTTTTAAATGCTGTAGATGCTGCTGCAGTTTACGTCAATGCCTCTACAAGATTCACTGACGGTGGTGCATTCGGATTTGGTGCAGAAGTAGGTATCAGTACCAACAAACTGCATGCCAGAGGTCCTATGGGGATAGAAGGGCTTACTACCTATAAGTTCAAGATCTACGGAAACGGACAGATCAGAGGATAA
- a CDS encoding permease, translating into MKTEKSIITQSFKNALRTLYTIAPMLLAVIGLVGLFQTYITPQMIHSFFTGSTLYDTLIGTITGAISVGQPFISYIIGGELNDQGISLYAITAFILSFVTLGLVQLPLEYSLFGMRFTLVRNLLSFLFSILVSLVTVYTLEVVI; encoded by the coding sequence ATGAAAACAGAGAAAAGCATCATTACCCAATCATTTAAAAATGCATTGCGCACGCTTTATACTATCGCCCCGATGCTGCTGGCAGTGATCGGCCTGGTAGGACTTTTCCAAACCTACATCACACCACAGATGATCCACTCTTTTTTTACCGGTTCTACACTTTATGACACGCTGATAGGAACAATTACCGGGGCTATCTCAGTTGGTCAGCCCTTTATCAGCTATATCATCGGCGGAGAGTTGAATGATCAGGGGATCTCTCTTTATGCGATCACTGCATTCATCCTCTCATTTGTGACGCTTGGTTTGGTACAACTGCCGTTGGAGTACTCTTTGTTCGGGATGAGATTCACACTGGTTAGAAACCTGTTGAGTTTTCTCTTTTCGATACTTGTTTCTTTGGTAACTGTCTATACTCTGGAGGTTGTCATATGA
- a CDS encoding permease: MTIKGKQKSIGHIMLLIVISLYLLAAFLNPTSAYSALISSLSVLKTVLPILLVVLFLMTFINSYIQPKKISQYLGQKSGLKGWLIAIISGVFSHGPGYVWYPMLSDLRAHGVKDSLIIAFFYARSIKVPWLPMMAGYFGITFTVILSFYILAAAVIQGMIAEKLMLTK; this comes from the coding sequence ATGACGATCAAAGGAAAACAAAAAAGCATTGGCCATATAATGCTGCTCATAGTCATATCTTTATATCTTTTAGCAGCATTCCTCAATCCAACCTCTGCCTATAGTGCATTGATCAGCAGTCTAAGTGTTCTCAAAACCGTTCTGCCTATATTGTTGGTAGTACTTTTTTTAATGACTTTTATCAATTCATACATTCAACCTAAAAAAATCTCTCAATATCTTGGACAAAAGAGCGGATTGAAAGGTTGGCTTATTGCCATTATCAGTGGGGTCTTCAGTCATGGACCAGGTTATGTCTGGTATCCGATGCTTAGCGATCTGCGTGCACACGGGGTCAAAGACAGCTTGATCATCGCATTTTTCTATGCCCGTTCGATCAAAGTCCCCTGGCTGCCTATGATGGCCGGCTATTTTGGTATAACTTTTACAGTGATTCTGAGCTTTTACATTCTAGCAGCAGCCGTGATACAAGGAATGATTGCAGAAAAACTCATGTTAACGAAGTAA
- the nifJ gene encoding pyruvate:ferredoxin (flavodoxin) oxidoreductase — MKSSVAMIDGNEAVARVAYKLNEIIAIYPITPASPMGELSDLYAMQGEKNIFGTVPEVIEMQSEGGASGAVHGALQSGALTTTFTASQGLLLMIPNMNKIAGELTATVFHIAARSLAAQGLSIFGDHTDVMSVRQTGFAMLDSNSVQEAHDFALIAQAATLKSRIPFLHFFDGFRTSHEINKVTLIDESTMSSMIDDMMVKAHRKRALTPDNPFIRGTSQNPDVYFQGRESVNTYYQQTPDIVQEAMDQFSKLTGRSYHLFDYAGCDDAESVIVIMGSGAEAVEECVRYLNTQGEKTGVLKVRLYRPFSIKHFINSLPKTTKRVAVLDRTKEPGALGEPLYLDIVGAVNEALEEEMLGFERPHIIGGRYGLSSKEFTPAMVKAVFDELKKPHPKNHFTIGIHDDLTHTSLEWDHTFTIPDEKTYEAIFFGLGSDGTVGANKNSIKIIGTHTDLFAQGYFVYDSKKSGSMTTSHLRFGPSAIHSTYLIEKADFVACHQSVFMEKFDILQHAKKGAVFLLNSPFDPKEVWRRMPRVIQEEIIQKEIKFYVIDAYRVAKEYGLGRRINTIMQTCFFNISKILPLDEAIQEIKASIQKSYGKKGDAIVQSNLDAIDSTLEHLYEVSIPKSAESTLPLERAVKGKVSEFVANVTAHLIEGKGDELAVSQIPADGTWPSGTTQYEKRNIAQEVPVWDPESCIQCNTCVFVCPHAVIRSKVVENTSLTQAPGLFKSIKAKGKNFSEDESFTIQVAVEDCTGCSLCVEVCPGKNKTDPNLKAINMRPQHPIKEEGIENWDYFLSLPNYDRSKLDHSKVKESQFLEPLFEFSGACPGCGETPYIKLATQLFGDRMIVANATGCSSIYGGNLPTTPWSKNKEGHGPAWSNSLFEDNAEFGLGFRLTIDKHEIQAKELLEKLSDRLDSAIVTAILQAEQTIEEEITAQRERVETLKSQLENLKDDAAKDLLSLADYLVKKSVWIIGGDGWAYDIGYGGLDHVLASGKNVNILVLDTQVYSNTGGQQSKATPTGAVAKFAAGGKPQLPKDLAMMAVSYGNVYVARVAMGASEPQTLKAFIEAEQYDGPSIIIAYSHCIAHGYDLKHGMDQQKLAVECGLWPTFRYNPALEALGENPMKLDYKGPKIPVKEYMYNEARFKMVEHMNAEAAESFLDTAAFHAKEMYKRYENLTKINYKEIVGE, encoded by the coding sequence ATGAAGTCTTCAGTAGCAATGATAGATGGAAATGAAGCGGTTGCACGGGTAGCCTATAAGCTCAATGAGATCATAGCGATCTACCCTATCACCCCGGCCTCCCCCATGGGTGAACTAAGTGATCTCTATGCCATGCAGGGAGAAAAAAACATCTTTGGCACTGTACCTGAGGTCATAGAGATGCAAAGTGAAGGTGGTGCCAGCGGTGCGGTGCATGGTGCGCTTCAGAGCGGTGCTCTGACAACCACCTTTACTGCTTCACAGGGGTTGCTTTTGATGATCCCCAATATGAATAAGATCGCAGGTGAACTCACAGCTACGGTATTTCATATCGCAGCCCGCTCACTTGCAGCCCAGGGGCTCTCCATCTTCGGTGATCATACCGATGTGATGTCCGTACGCCAGACTGGATTTGCCATGCTGGATTCAAACTCTGTACAGGAAGCCCATGACTTTGCACTCATCGCTCAAGCTGCCACTCTCAAATCCCGTATCCCATTCCTCCATTTTTTTGACGGTTTTCGTACCTCACACGAGATCAACAAAGTCACCCTGATCGATGAGTCAACCATGAGTTCCATGATTGATGATATGATGGTCAAAGCACACAGAAAGCGTGCACTTACTCCTGACAATCCTTTCATACGCGGTACCTCGCAAAACCCTGATGTCTATTTCCAGGGTCGGGAAAGTGTCAACACCTATTATCAGCAGACTCCAGATATCGTACAGGAGGCTATGGATCAGTTTTCCAAGTTGACAGGACGAAGCTATCACCTCTTTGACTATGCCGGTTGTGATGATGCAGAGTCGGTCATCGTGATCATGGGCTCAGGTGCTGAAGCCGTAGAAGAGTGTGTGAGATACCTCAATACCCAGGGTGAAAAAACAGGTGTGCTCAAGGTCAGGCTTTACCGTCCGTTTTCGATCAAACACTTCATCAACAGCCTGCCAAAAACCACCAAGCGTGTTGCAGTACTTGACCGCACTAAAGAACCCGGAGCTCTTGGAGAACCGCTCTATCTGGATATCGTCGGGGCTGTCAATGAAGCACTTGAAGAGGAGATGCTTGGCTTTGAAAGACCCCATATCATAGGCGGGAGGTACGGGCTCTCCTCCAAAGAGTTCACTCCTGCCATGGTCAAAGCCGTATTTGACGAGCTCAAAAAACCTCATCCAAAGAACCACTTTACCATAGGGATACATGATGATCTCACCCATACCTCACTAGAGTGGGACCATACCTTCACAATACCTGATGAGAAGACCTATGAAGCGATCTTCTTTGGACTGGGCTCTGACGGGACTGTAGGGGCGAACAAAAACAGCATCAAGATCATTGGAACCCATACCGATCTTTTTGCACAAGGCTACTTTGTCTATGACTCCAAAAAATCAGGTTCGATGACCACCTCTCATCTCCGTTTCGGCCCTTCTGCAATACACTCAACCTATCTTATAGAGAAAGCTGACTTTGTAGCCTGCCACCAAAGTGTCTTTATGGAGAAGTTCGACATTCTGCAGCATGCCAAAAAAGGAGCGGTATTCCTACTGAACTCACCGTTTGACCCTAAAGAAGTGTGGCGTCGTATGCCTCGTGTGATCCAGGAAGAGATCATCCAAAAAGAGATCAAGTTCTATGTCATAGATGCCTACAGAGTAGCCAAAGAGTATGGGCTTGGCCGGCGCATCAATACGATCATGCAGACCTGCTTTTTTAACATTTCCAAGATACTTCCGCTGGATGAGGCTATCCAAGAAATCAAAGCTTCCATCCAGAAAAGTTATGGGAAAAAAGGCGATGCAATCGTTCAAAGCAACTTAGATGCGATCGACAGCACACTGGAGCATCTCTATGAGGTCTCTATTCCCAAGAGTGCAGAAAGTACCTTGCCTTTAGAGCGTGCCGTGAAAGGAAAAGTCAGTGAGTTTGTGGCCAATGTCACAGCACATCTGATCGAAGGCAAAGGGGATGAACTTGCTGTGAGCCAGATCCCGGCAGATGGTACGTGGCCAAGCGGTACCACACAGTACGAAAAAAGAAATATCGCCCAGGAAGTACCGGTCTGGGACCCGGAGTCCTGTATCCAGTGTAACACCTGTGTATTTGTCTGTCCACATGCAGTTATCCGCTCCAAAGTCGTAGAAAACACTTCTCTTACACAAGCACCCGGACTTTTCAAGAGTATCAAAGCCAAAGGAAAAAACTTTAGTGAAGATGAGTCCTTTACGATACAGGTAGCAGTGGAAGACTGTACGGGATGCTCACTTTGTGTAGAGGTATGCCCGGGAAAAAACAAAACCGATCCAAACCTCAAAGCGATCAATATGCGCCCACAGCACCCTATCAAAGAAGAAGGGATAGAAAACTGGGATTATTTTCTCTCTTTACCAAATTATGACCGTTCAAAACTTGACCATAGCAAAGTCAAAGAGAGCCAGTTTTTGGAGCCGCTGTTTGAGTTTTCGGGAGCATGTCCAGGATGTGGTGAGACACCCTACATCAAGCTGGCAACACAACTTTTCGGTGACCGTATGATCGTAGCCAATGCAACGGGATGTTCTTCGATCTATGGAGGAAACCTTCCAACTACTCCTTGGAGTAAAAACAAAGAAGGACACGGGCCTGCATGGTCCAATTCACTCTTTGAAGATAATGCTGAGTTTGGACTGGGATTCAGGCTGACGATCGACAAACATGAGATACAGGCCAAAGAGCTGCTTGAAAAACTTTCAGACAGACTGGACAGCGCAATTGTTACAGCTATACTACAAGCTGAGCAGACAATAGAAGAAGAGATCACTGCCCAGCGTGAACGTGTAGAAACACTTAAATCACAACTGGAAAACCTGAAAGATGATGCAGCAAAAGATCTTCTGAGCCTTGCGGATTATCTGGTCAAAAAATCTGTCTGGATCATCGGTGGAGACGGCTGGGCTTATGATATAGGGTATGGTGGTTTGGATCATGTACTTGCAAGCGGCAAAAATGTCAATATCCTGGTACTTGATACACAAGTCTACTCCAATACAGGTGGCCAACAATCCAAAGCCACTCCGACAGGTGCAGTAGCGAAATTTGCTGCAGGAGGGAAACCACAACTGCCTAAAGACCTTGCCATGATGGCGGTCTCCTACGGGAATGTCTATGTCGCACGTGTTGCTATGGGGGCAAGTGAACCTCAGACGCTTAAAGCATTCATCGAAGCAGAGCAGTATGACGGTCCATCAATCATCATCGCCTATTCTCACTGTATCGCCCACGGCTATGATCTCAAACATGGAATGGATCAACAAAAGCTTGCAGTGGAGTGTGGCTTATGGCCGACATTCAGATACAACCCGGCACTAGAAGCCTTGGGAGAAAATCCTATGAAACTGGACTACAAGGGCCCTAAGATCCCAGTCAAAGAATATATGTATAATGAAGCTCGTTTTAAAATGGTTGAACATATGAACGCTGAGGCTGCTGAGAGCTTTTTAGACACGGCAGCATTTCATGCCAAAGAGATGTATAAACGCTATGAAAATCTTACCAAGATAAACTATAAAGAGATAGTAGGAGAATAG
- a CDS encoding pyrroline-5-carboxylate reductase, with the protein MKLTFIGNGNMAKALIEGMVGKYEIEVLGRNAASLAALQEKLPQITTKVMDETEDITGKHIILAVKPYSLPDLAPKLKGEAETLFSVLAGTSIESLKSQLHAKKFIRTMPNLGASYLKSMTTITGDISLKATALEIFNNIGRTLWVATENELDIATGVAGSGPAFLALVAEALADGAVQQGLKRADAQELVAGLFEGFAALIANENPALIKDGVMSPGGTTAAGYAALERGNVRNGMMEAIADAYAKAKELKEKN; encoded by the coding sequence ATGAAACTTACATTCATTGGCAATGGCAATATGGCAAAAGCACTGATAGAGGGTATGGTAGGAAAGTACGAAATAGAGGTACTGGGCAGAAATGCGGCTTCCTTGGCCGCACTTCAAGAAAAGCTCCCTCAAATTACGACTAAAGTGATGGATGAGACAGAAGATATCACAGGTAAACACATTATACTGGCAGTCAAACCTTACTCTCTTCCGGATCTCGCTCCTAAACTCAAAGGGGAAGCTGAAACTCTCTTTTCAGTATTGGCAGGGACTTCGATCGAGAGCCTAAAGTCACAGCTTCATGCAAAAAAGTTTATCAGAACGATGCCAAACCTTGGTGCAAGCTACCTTAAGTCTATGACAACAATAACAGGGGATATCTCACTTAAAGCAACTGCACTGGAGATCTTCAACAATATCGGTAGAACGCTGTGGGTAGCTACAGAGAATGAGTTGGATATCGCTACAGGGGTTGCCGGAAGCGGTCCTGCATTTTTGGCACTTGTTGCTGAAGCTTTGGCTGACGGAGCAGTCCAACAAGGACTCAAACGTGCAGATGCCCAAGAGCTCGTAGCAGGACTTTTTGAAGGTTTTGCAGCACTGATTGCCAATGAAAACCCTGCATTGATCAAGGATGGGGTAATGAGCCCAGGTGGTACCACTGCAGCAGGTTATGCAGCACTTGAGAGAGGTAATGTACGTAATGGAATGATGGAAGCGATCGCTGATGCCTATGCAAAAGCCAAAGAACTTAAAGAAAAAAACTAA
- a CDS encoding Gfo/Idh/MocA family protein, which translates to MIDVLIVGIGEYVTGLSGEGVAKSDKSFGVIALSLFDMRERGLVGEIHLAGRDAKRFDLIWEHFDKNLKSAYPFLDTSFHAYPEEGYSDEAYKEALNQMQEGSCVMIFTPDDTHFQIAKDALEAGMHVLVAKPLVKTTTEHLELQRLAKEKGLLLMLEVHKRFDPIYADAVDQIRTFGDFSLMHSYMSQPKTQLDTFASWAGISSDISYYLNAHHIDLLCWAVQDFAKPVSVVATASTGVADKKLEREVEDTITLTVQWENLQSGALGTSVHTASWIAPPSDVHSQQRFFYMGHTGEVNIDQAHRGYGISTDRVGYKSANPLFMKYTPRNGKFAGQQGYGYQSIETFVRSSDELSKEPTKLAAYNKTLPTIENTLNVTKILEAGRKSLDEGKVIFL; encoded by the coding sequence ATGATTGATGTATTGATTGTCGGTATCGGTGAATATGTTACAGGATTATCAGGTGAAGGGGTTGCGAAGTCAGATAAAAGTTTTGGCGTGATCGCACTCAGTCTTTTTGATATGAGAGAACGGGGCTTGGTAGGAGAGATACATCTAGCCGGAAGAGATGCCAAACGGTTTGATCTGATATGGGAGCATTTTGATAAGAACCTAAAATCTGCCTATCCGTTCCTTGATACATCATTTCATGCATACCCTGAAGAGGGTTACAGTGATGAAGCCTATAAAGAGGCACTGAACCAGATGCAAGAAGGTTCATGTGTGATGATCTTCACCCCGGATGATACCCATTTCCAGATCGCTAAAGATGCATTGGAAGCAGGGATGCATGTACTCGTTGCCAAGCCGTTGGTCAAAACCACGACTGAGCATCTTGAGCTGCAGAGACTTGCAAAAGAAAAAGGGCTTTTACTGATGCTGGAGGTACATAAGCGTTTCGATCCTATCTATGCAGATGCAGTAGATCAGATACGTACATTCGGGGATTTTTCTTTGATGCACAGCTATATGAGCCAGCCGAAGACTCAGCTGGATACCTTTGCAAGCTGGGCCGGGATCAGTTCGGATATCAGCTACTATCTCAATGCCCATCACATCGATCTGCTTTGCTGGGCAGTACAGGATTTTGCCAAGCCTGTCTCTGTGGTGGCTACGGCTTCAACAGGTGTGGCGGATAAAAAACTAGAGCGTGAAGTGGAAGATACGATCACTCTGACGGTGCAATGGGAGAATTTGCAAAGTGGGGCACTAGGTACCAGTGTACACACCGCCTCATGGATCGCTCCGCCTTCTGATGTACATTCCCAGCAGAGGTTTTTTTATATGGGACATACAGGTGAGGTCAATATCGACCAGGCTCACAGAGGATACGGCATCTCTACCGATAGAGTTGGATACAAAAGTGCCAATCCGCTTTTTATGAAGTATACTCCAAGAAACGGAAAATTCGCAGGTCAGCAGGGCTACGGGTACCAAAGCATAGAGACTTTTGTACGTTCATCAGATGAACTTTCGAAAGAGCCAACGAAGCTGGCAGCCTACAATAAAACTTTGCCTACTATTGAGAATACATTGAATGTCACAAAGATACTGGAAGCAGGTCGTAAGAGTTTGGATGAAGGGAAAGTAATATTTTTGTAA
- a CDS encoding DUF2237 family protein: MSRSLNVLGEPLEPCSLKPLTGFYRDGTCFSDENNPGYHAVCIYATEEFLAYSKKVGNDLSTPIPEYNFAGVKPGQSWCLSGPRFIQALQDGMAPNIFIHATHERMLELVDLEILKKYAIDL; encoded by the coding sequence ATGAGCAGATCTCTTAATGTACTGGGTGAGCCGTTGGAACCATGCAGTCTAAAACCATTGACAGGATTTTATCGTGACGGTACCTGTTTTTCTGATGAGAACAATCCCGGGTATCATGCAGTCTGTATCTATGCTACTGAAGAATTTTTGGCATACTCAAAAAAAGTAGGTAATGATCTCTCTACACCGATACCTGAGTACAATTTTGCAGGGGTCAAACCCGGGCAGAGCTGGTGCCTTTCAGGACCGCGTTTTATACAGGCCCTGCAAGATGGAATGGCACCGAATATTTTTATTCATGCGACACATGAGCGTATGCTTGAACTGGTTGACCTTGAGATCCTTAAAAAGTATGCAATAGACCTGTGA